ttatctaattcACCTAATAAACAGTATTATTTAGGTCAAACGATTTCACTTGCCATTAATATCCACTTAATCATACGATGAACTAGTTCAATACTTTCaactattttgtatattttcctAACGGTTCAACCACAAAGTGGTTATACATTGACGGAATACAttgacattataattaattatattaggtacctttaAAAGGACGCTACACAGTTAtctgttgtctccgtcttacaagagTAACATAGAATATTTACGCTCAGTAGATCACGTTtaactccgttagtttaaaaattagagtgattCGAGATTTggtggtaagaacattatctgtgtttacaTGTGGGTTTTATACGATACCTAATTCAGATTTTAAATGAGTTGagttatttagtaaaaattcaaTCGAGCATGTTCCGCTGAAActtatattccatatttttggatgaaattttgtattttggtatagttataatattagtgtgtaataaataatcagtagtatgttgtatttaaaaattattatttttaaggtaagtaggtatatttgaattttaaatcatacaattttaacttgTGTGTGCTTGTATGTGCGCTGTGAAGATTATATACTGAAACATATGTTGTATTaagatataagaaaaaattattataatttgacttTTAGTTTTTTCGCAATATTATGATCGTGGTCGGTAAATTGGTAGAAACGAGAatcaaacgttttttttaattttgacggaaactttattatatatggttataattataatatcttatattagtcttggtaatataggtacaattcaGAAAATCGTTTATCTCTAATACTTACGGTTACTTTGACGGCGGAAAAAGATGAATTGGCGTTTTTGGAGCCCATGGTGGcaatacaatgttatattaaataataacaaacaaaattacgTTACATGCGCATTGTACAGGTTACAGGCTGATACACAACTGAGTGAGACgtgtaacaataattgtataggaTCAGTAAGATTCTTAATACGTACTACAGCGCCATCTCATGCCCGTAGTCCTGAATGTTGATTCACTAATAGATcgatatatatttatcaattctACTATCGATTGTACTATTACACCTATTCGTTAGTAAAATTGGTCAAGTCAATAGTACAATCGATAGTAGAATTGATTTATCGATATCGATTAATGACGCCCACCTGTAGCCAGTGTGATCACAATAAGAGGTTTTCTGGTGAAAGCAAAATATCGTGTGTGGTCGTGAGCGGTCGTGTGCGGTCGGTGGTATAAACACTGTTGACCTCGGCCGCCATAGCGGCAAAACAGCACATGACGGCTGTACAattgtaaatttgaaaaaagaatTCGAATATCTTTAGAAAAAATCATGTTTCTACGACAAACGAGGGCTGAGGAAAACTTGATGTACGAAAGCATGTTTTTACGGCTGCATTTTgtcattttactatattataatttttttaatcttaatatatACAGATAAATCCAGttatttttctgtattattatacCCAGTATAATATTTCTACGATAGTGAAAAAGAAGCATCTAAACCCACAgatttctatattatagtactagGTAGCGAACTCTCGCGCCATGAATTGAAGCTTCAAGGTCGGTTGGCAATTGTATGGTATTTCATATGACAAATAagatgatattatgatttattttatatcgtattttattatttctaaacatgttgttttaaaaaaaaaaataaatattttatataggtaagtcattttacatttactattttatttgaccattaaaaaaacatttcatttattatacaaaatgttttgcCAACCGACATAATGGCGGCCGTCCACAGCGGAGCTTCACATGtaacaatgtaaattgtataagagtTCCTTATCTAGCGTAGTATAGAAGTCTGTGTCTAAACCACTGTTTTCTTAGATAACCGCGGTCTAAACACAGTGATGCACATTATGCGTATATATGGGGGGTTCACCTCCCCTGAAATTTAATGTTGGTACGGTATTTTAATAcgcaattaatttaaaatattgataaaaaaaattctttattataaatttataaattgtttacgtttgtggatataatataaataattatgaaaataaataatatctaataaattgaaataatgaaatctgAATACTCTGAAAACCGGAACACAGAACTGTTGTCTGAAGtcaatcataatatcataagtaATATACTTAGGGCCGGTATTACAATGCCCGGTTAACGATAACCGGctaataacagattttattgGAGATGGTAATACTAGCccttaattataggtattacgatttaagatagtatttaactatctttaatcgtggtaattaaaaattgtatcataataatatttaattatgaccATGATTACCAACGATTGCCATTACTCGATGAAACACGAAAGAGGCTGGTACATGCActgcatacattttttcatcattatcaATACGTTAGGCtgttatcaaaattcaaaatatctaattagttatatttagtAGAGAgcctttttaatataatataaggtataatatataaagtaatattatataattattattattttttatccagGCTCTCCAGTTATTAGTAGTTAGTACAGAAAGATTTTTCTACAGATATTATTGggaatttctatatttattttatctgtgAATGTTTTATGTTAcacaaatttattgttttaaatattttttagatgttCAATGGTTTTTGATTGTTTACTTTGTTGTCTGGACTTATGgcaatttctttaaattattcttGCATATTTgctgttttttaatttactaatcaATAAACACTTAATACAATCTGGTATTTCATCATCATTGTTTGTTTTGTCTATTGTTTACAGTAGCATCCAAATTGagatttatagtacctatttgtaTGTTGTACCTGTCGAAATGAGAATATCTTCAGCATTTTCTGTTGGCATCATCTTTAGAGAAACAAAATGTCTGTGCTTACCTTGGTGCTTACATAGTTTAGCAATCAGGACaggaacattgaaatgtatgaTAATACAACTTACTAGCAGAATATATCATTggacaacataatatatcatcacaattcattttattttataaaatttacttggtatatattattcactttTAACACTCTAGTTATCAATGTTATATTGGTTAATTGGAATGTCAAgtaatgtattttcattttgtctttcaagtttatttatttcttgGAACCTCGTAGTTTTTTCTCCTTAGTAAATCTAATTAGCCTTCAACTTTTTTTATCtcgggtatattttttaatagttacctattattCTTTTGCAACCATTTGAATAAGttgtgatattttattgttttgttcttTTATGCATAGATTCTAGATGTGTATTACAATTTACTCCTAGATGGCTAGACCATTCCAGTAAAATTAAGTTGATTCTGTAAACATACCTACCTgccatcaaaatatataccaaaCTCTCAAATGTTTGGgtagtttataagtttattgttaaattattttaaagctataatacattaataaattcaCTCATCACACATTGACTGaagaacttttaataatttgtacatagtTCCTTGTTTTTGTTTGCATGTTAGTCCAGTTACCTTGCTAATGTTGTATTTACAAGCTATATCTACATGTCATTAATATAAAACGCAATAGAGAACTGAGCCTACTGTATATTTTGTTAGCTGAAGCAAATGCAATACAAGTACCTAGAGTTTGTAAATTTGTTTGCTTCAATTAATTTCCTCCGTACACAtccaaatacattttcaaaaggATTTTCAAGAGCATCAACACAGAATAGAATCATTTTTAATCaacatacaaaacaatatacctatttaaaaatatgaatttaactGATAAAattcatagtaatattaaaaataaataaaatagtaacttACCAATAATTAAGAATtggtggaaaatattttttttctttttgtttaatacttttcatgaaatttattagTTGTAACATATTGACTGCATACTGACGCAAATTGGGGTCATAAGGATCCATCCGCAATGCGTTTGACgtccaatatatatttaaagtaaatgGATTTTACTCTCTACACCTAGCTgaacgttattttattattattcagattGGATTAATCGTATGTTATATTAAGATATGTACTTAAATATGTCATTTGTACATATGACCATATAAGAGcagtttatttatgttatgtttAGAAGTCTgttggtttttacttttatcatacGCACTGGGTGAAGACTGCAAACTGTATGTTTTATGCAACGTGTTACGCTATTAATCCAGAACAGATGAACTTgtgattaattttttacaacagCTCAGTCCCTACCCTATGGTAACTTTGGCATGGTtgcatgcattttttttatttctataatataggcTTGGTCTGCAAGTTCATGGGATTTACATTTTCGACTGTCTACAAACCTATCAATTCTATttgaagtattattataaaagagtCCAGTACtcaaacacattttattgaacatcactacaataaaaaatatgtataaattaaatcgtaaatagatttaataatgaCTATTATGCTACCTTTcaaatagttttaacttttcaatttttatcttttaaatgtttctttttaaaggGATACACTTTTTTTCCAaggtgaatatttttatttatttctcataatttatagtttggtaaaaaattgtataacttaaaagttagaACTTATACAGTGTCCTTAGATACAATTGTTTgagttattatataggtacattgtgtAACAAacccaataatacacataatatattattgtgatcgtttcgccttCAGCTACATTTGGCAACATAAAAACTAGATAAACAATGGCACATAGAAATTCGACTAGataaatcaaagtcatataAGCGAATAGAAAACCTATGGGAAGATACCGAGAGGGCAATGCGAATCTTATTATCTCATTACAATAGGTACTACAATCTCAccttaaatcataaattataaatgtatgaatataacaattaaatattgttatggaatacacatatgtatatgtatatatatatatatgtagtgcatagtatctaaatagtaacggatggcgtataacatatattgcaaaCACGATAACAGGATACGATTCTCGAAAtaaccaggcgtgggaatgtatCAATGATTAATTGAACAACGTCCTGTGAAATCCACAGATAAGtcgatagactagggggaagtaggagaacaggaggccctataaaaccagaccagaaacggcctgtagattagacgtgtaaCACCACAGTACAGGCGAGCACCTTCACGATTGACAACGCAACAACTTGTCAAATTGTACTTAGAGTATTTTCAGTAAACAACTAACTTTCAaccagtttaaattatttatcaactctACCTGAAGAAATCCTCTACCatcggtcttgctacctgcaactttaTGAACTAAGCAGTTAACCCAATTGCTAGTTcataacaattgtataatatgatacttatTGAATAACAAATTGATTTATCAAAATGAATACCATGTAAATTATCTAATTAACTAAATTTGTCATTTGATTGAATAAGTTCAATGTACTGCATATTttctgtaaattaatattagtaggacatactacataatatgaggtaaaataaataaacttatatgaTGGTCGTTAGTTACATTTATTTAACCAGATATTTAACTAAAGGATCTAAACAataacgtaaaaatatttttaaatgataaattacattaattaataatactaaaacataGCATgcattataatagataaattgACAGTAGAAGGGTGGGCGGAAATAACGTgctatgtaaaattttttcaattttcatgttTTTGCGGAATAACGTGCTATGAAGCAATCTTGACATATTTTAAGAATCGAAAAATTCCCAGAATGTTTTTATCGTACACAATCATTGTTTTTAAACTTAGAAACCGGCAATTAGTTGACTATTAAAACGTGCTATGTGCGTTAAGCGTTTACTACGTTATTCTCAGTAAGTCGACATGATGCGAGACTTGCGGATATCACGATTGTGTTACCTTTAACTATGACAagtctaaataatttatctagtAGTGATGTTAACCGTCTAAGTGATGGACGAAAACGGAAAATCAATATGGCAGAttggaaaaatgtaaaaaacaaaactctTCGAAATAGTGGGAAAGAATATACATCTCAGAGTAAAAAACTTGTACCAGCTAAAACACCTTCAACCGTGGTTAGTAAAAATGGTATAACAGCAAAAGTTTTTGTACCGTCACAATGGAAATATGTTATAGCTAATgcaagattaaaaaaaaataatgtgatttttagtaataaaataccatgttttcttaatattaatctttatggaataattttgtttaagtgAAATGAATTCAGTacctacacaaaaaaataaaataatggtagAGTGTTATAGTCGAATATGTAAGAACGTGCTACGTGCGTtccaaataacattaaaaaaaatttataatacatttttcgtttttagttGTTCCTGAAAATTTACGAATTGCTGCATAGCACGTTATTCCCGCCCACCCtttagttataaaaactaaGGAACAAAAGCTAAAAaccagtttaaaatattataatacatacaaatcattattttttttcaaaagtgatACATACACTTTATGTTCTTAAAACtattcaataacataatatctagACTGGAAAGAAACATTTGGCATATACAACATTCAaccaaatatttgtttatgtttaattgaagattaatattaaaatgattatatttttacagataCAAAGTTTGAACAAAGGATTTGAACTGCTACATATTTAGTCATATTTagtcaaggctgggcaagtgaATGGTTTTTGTTTAACTCAGATACGTTagtatgcaccaataacaaaaagttaaaaattaatttaactataggttaactcagttaagttaaaagttaatacacactttttattaacttaaaaaaaagttaatttgtttatacaacgctagcgtacttaatttctTCCaacccaaaaataaattatagactaaagtgtttatactttatactgtATTGCTATATAAGTTAGATTTGAATGATAAACatgtttaactttaaacaattcacagtaaatatttttagacataaaaacaaaatagacgaaatagtgaaatataagtaaattaaaaataaaataaattaacttaaggcgcccggtgccgatgaCATTTTATCCTCAAAATACACTCTGGGGAAATAACAATACCACCTTGTagatcaaccaaatttcatatttttttttaattgctagagggaaatattcttCAGCCCACATCgatttctgtttttcaatattttatcctgaaactttataatatatctaaaaaattacaagataaaaatctttttttacaaattttttattacaattatttgaaataaaatacaaaataagagATTGATGCGGGCTGTTGGAAGTCttttctttcagataaaaaaatagtcatcaaaatccaaCAATTCTATAAAGcctgagagttattcccgtgaagtaattttttcaaatataatacaccCCATAGACCCCCCTGCccttaaataggtatcgggtagtagattagtggaaaagtcatATATTTGAGgtgacaactaaaatataaaatttaattttcaaattttatagaatggcggaaaatttgaaaaactggcacccttaacttacttcttaaaatgtatttataattaaaaaataaatttagtaagttaacagttaatttaatgaaaagccaaaagtaattagttaagttaaaaagttaatattaaattaattttttaactcgttaatgccttGTATTTAGtcttaatatacaaatatcatactgtacatataaaaatataaaagtaatacaatttggaatgttttaattttcaaatttacacTTGATTCTAAGAATAATGGAActgttgattttattattaggaaacatcaacaattatttttttacctctAAACGTTGTTGTAATTCTGCATTACTCTTCATTTCTGTCCATTGTGTGGTATTTTACTTCGAATCTTTAAAGATTTTTGTAGTGGTATTCTTATAATTTTCCTTTCAATATATGGGTGGTACCCTATATCTACAGATTGATTTTTCGgagatttattttgaattaagtccgaacctaattaataattttaattaattctagctataactataattttttttgttaagtattttgaatataattttacttgaCGGTAATTGtgcttttaaaacatttgtcatTAATTGAGGTTTTGTAGCTTTTGGACTTTTAGATCTTCTCATTTCCTCAGGAAGATAGTTGTCATCTTTGACTTTTTCGACATCAATGTCATCATACATTTTTACGACTTTAATTTCATCATCAGCTAAAATTTTAATCACTGAAAATGAGCATAAAACTTATGACATGCGAGCCCTTTTACACAGTAAAACTAATCACAACAAAAACCctctacatataataataaaaatataagtatttttaaaataaaaaaatgattataacacATTTGTATATACAACTTGATGTGCTGAAAAaattggttataaaaaaaaaagaaaatccttaaaaattgaaaaaataaaatattgtcatattgatgTATGAATAATACTTATGGGAGACACTGACAAAAGCCTAATAGTTAAATCTGAACACtgataagtttatttttcattgaataaCAGGGTACATGCGTATTGGCATCATTCAGCATACCATGTGAACAATGTTAAATGACACCAATTAGTGTTGTACGTAGTAAACGTGTTGAAAAACAAGAAaatgcaaaatacaatttatatacccTTACCTACAATCAACAATCTATCTcttatgataacattttttcaattatatttctttatcaAAAAGTTTGATGATCTGATATCCGTTACAAGATGTTTTAAACATGAATTCAAAAATTACAGTTATGCTCCAAATCTATttctgataattattttataaaatattatatttaataatacttgtaGGGTTATCAGGTGGAGTCTGTTGTCGTGAGGTGGTTGGAGAAATATAGCTTTTGATATAATTCTTATGTAAGCTGTCATCTATGTCATCAAAATCATCATCAGCACCACtgtctatttttaatttgtcatcgcctaaaaattattattaattctagtgttggttaattttaatttgaaatatatattaaaaattcatactcGTATCGGAGTCACTAGAAGTAATTCGTTTAGCATTTTCAATAGAGTTACTCTTTTGTATTTTTCCTAAAGCTTCCGGAAGTTTGTGAGGAGGAATGCCAGAAATGTCAGGAATTAATTTACATTCAAGGCCATTACTACCATTATCATTATcctataataaatagaaaaatatttagatatttaaaatgttcaatgttcataaaaatgtttaaaagaattaggtatatattatttgccataggtgcataaaaaaataaaaagtagtcaaatttatgtaaattataatatattataggtaggtattacaaattataaatacttacacCCATTATCCGCTCTCCTTGTGTCATAAACATTCTGAATTCCTCATCAGAAATATCgttgtttttaagtttaattctAGGAGTGGGCACTACTTTAAATTGTTTGTGTTGTTTTATTGCATTTGTCCTATCAATAACACACACATCAACATCTTTAGAACTTCCACCTCTGTTATTTAAgctctaaaattttaaaatccaattaataaaaattaaattaaattcaaaaaatataatgaattatgatTTTACAGCAATCATATCAGTATTTGTTATTGTTTCATGTGGTTCATCACTATATTCAGTATACTTAAGTAACATTTGGTCCATGTCTGTACTAACGTACTCGTACAACTTGTTGGACTTGTCGAACATTATGATTGCTATTTCACAATCACATAATATGCTCAACTCGTAAGCTTTCTTCATGAGGCCAGATTTGCGTTTGTTAAATGTAACCtacaaaatttgataattattaattaacaataaaaaattaatgtggaATTTGTggaaattattatactacatacaTGACGGTTTTTTTCGTCCACTATTTTggatatattaattttcttgcGTCCCATGATTCacgattaataataacaattgattattttaatttagtattcagGGTTTGGATAGTGGCAAAGGCAATAGGTACTTTAATTGGAATTTaccttcaaataaaaaaaaacagtaaatactaaacagtaggtaattaataaaaatatataatacgcttACCAGTGGAATGACACTGTGTGAATTGGCCAAATGGGATGACGAAGGCCTCAAAAACGGCGGCAGTAAACGTTTCCGTAACTTGGGTAAACAAACGTACagcaaaaattttaaacaagtagGTATTTCAGCAAAATTGTTCCAGACTTGGAATAAACGAATTGCGAATTGTTGCAATAGAGAAAATACGTAATttagcacgatttaagatagtataatATGGTTGCCCAACGATCACGAATTaggatagtacctacctatattatacataaaataataattaataataaaagtctTAGTTGATGGCacgatgtatataatttataaaacgtgTAGTCACTCGGTGTCAAGTACTAAGATTATCAGCGCTCGGAGTCGAAAAGTGAGTTTCAATCATTGATAATGATAACCGTCACTATACTCCCTATCATCAGTCCCCTGCCACAGGTGGCTGCACCGCCTAACATAAATTGACATACACGCGCAAACCACGTGTAGCGTCGCATCAGAACATAAGCCAAGATaaaatggactggaaacgacaagGTTTGCGGGGGTCGGGGGACGGCCACCAAAAGGTTCCACCCACTGGggaccatagatattataagaatGGTATGGATACGAGAGGACTAATCTGGCTTCATAAGAGGTTGCGgtcttttttggggaagagagaaagt
This genomic window from Metopolophium dirhodum isolate CAU chromosome 1, ASM1992520v1, whole genome shotgun sequence contains:
- the LOC132935157 gene encoding uncharacterized protein LOC132935157 isoform X1; this translates as MGRKKINISKIVDEKNRHVTFNKRKSGLMKKAYELSILCDCEIAIIMFDKSNKLYEYVSTDMDQMLLKYTEYSDEPHETITNTDMIASLNNRGGSSKDVDVCVIDRTNAIKQHKQFKVVPTPRIKLKNNDISDEEFRMFMTQGERIMGDNDNGSNGLECKLIPDISGIPPHKLPEALGKIQKSNSIENAKRITSSDSDTSDDKLKIDSGADDDFDDIDDSLHKNYIKSYISPTTSRQQTPPDNPTMIKILADDEIKVVKMYDDIDVEKVKDDNYLPEEMRRSKSPKATKPQLMTNVLKAQLPSSSDLIQNKSPKNQSVDIGYHPYIERKIIRIPLQKSLKIRSKIPHNGQK
- the LOC132935157 gene encoding uncharacterized protein LOC132935157 isoform X2 → MGRKKINISKIVDEKNRHVTFNKRKSGLMKKAYELSILCDCEIAIIMFDKSNKLYEYVSTDMDQMLLKYTEYSDEPHETITNTDMIASLNNRGGSSKDVDVCVIDRTNAIKQHKQFKVVPTPRIKLKNNDISDEEFRMFMTQGERIMGDNDNGSNGLECKLIPDISGIPPHKLPEALGKIQKSNSIENAKRITSSDSDTSDDKLKIDSGADDDFDDIDDSLHKNYIKSYISPTTSRQQTPPDNPTTDDEIKVVKMYDDIDVEKVKDDNYLPEEMRRSKSPKATKPQLMTNVLKAQLPSSSDLIQNKSPKNQSVDIGYHPYIERKIIRIPLQKSLKIRSKIPHNGQK